One Desulfocurvibacter africanus subsp. africanus DSM 2603 DNA segment encodes these proteins:
- a CDS encoding branched-chain amino acid ABC transporter permease has product MDFFIQQFVNGITLGGVYALVALGYTMVYGIIQLINFAHGEFFAAGGYVGVILLSFLAAHGIMDTHPWLGLGIALLLTMGYCAMLAMAVEKIAYKPLRQSSRLAVLLSALGMSIFLQNGLMLTQGVYDKAYPIGFTAGGWDFGNVRISLMQVLILGLTAILLVALNALVFRTNIGKAMRATAQDKVMSALVGIDSNRIIALTFAIGAALAAAAGILVGLYYGSVRYDMGFVPGIKAFAAAVLGGVGNITGAMLGGFIIGMVEIMAAAYIPHGGEYKDVFAFIILIAVLYFMPTGIMGENVDDTRV; this is encoded by the coding sequence ATGGATTTCTTCATCCAGCAGTTCGTCAACGGCATCACCCTGGGCGGGGTCTACGCGCTGGTGGCTCTAGGCTACACCATGGTCTACGGCATCATCCAGCTCATCAACTTCGCCCATGGCGAATTTTTCGCCGCCGGTGGGTACGTGGGCGTCATCCTGCTCTCGTTCCTGGCCGCCCACGGCATTATGGACACTCATCCCTGGCTGGGGCTGGGCATAGCGCTGCTTCTGACCATGGGCTACTGCGCCATGCTGGCCATGGCCGTGGAGAAAATCGCCTACAAGCCGTTGCGCCAGTCATCGCGGCTTGCCGTGCTCCTGTCGGCCTTGGGCATGTCGATTTTTCTGCAGAACGGTCTCATGCTCACCCAGGGCGTGTATGACAAGGCCTATCCGATAGGCTTCACGGCGGGAGGGTGGGATTTCGGCAATGTGCGCATCTCGCTCATGCAGGTGCTCATCCTGGGGCTTACGGCAATCCTCCTGGTGGCGCTCAATGCGCTGGTCTTTCGCACCAACATCGGCAAGGCCATGCGCGCGACGGCCCAGGACAAGGTCATGTCCGCCCTGGTAGGCATCGACTCCAACCGCATCATTGCTCTGACCTTCGCCATCGGCGCGGCTCTGGCCGCGGCAGCCGGCATCTTGGTTGGCCTGTATTACGGCAGCGTGCGCTACGACATGGGCTTCGTTCCGGGCATCAAGGCCTTCGCGGCCGCGGTGCTGGGCGGCGTCGGCAATATCACGGGCGCCATGCTCGGCGGGTTCATCATCGGCATGGTCGAGATCATGGCCGCGGCATATATTCCGCACGGCGGCGAGTACAAGGACGTCTTCGCCTTCATCATCCTCATTGCCGTGCTCTACTTCATGCCCACCGGCATCATGGGGGAGAACGTCGATGATACCCGCGTTTAG
- a CDS encoding ABC transporter ATP-binding protein: MAEPILELRNVSAHYGNIQALKGISLKAFPGEVVTIIGGNGAGKSTTLMTICNVIKASGGDVLYEGHSILNLASAKLAPMGLCQVPEGRRIFPRLTVEENLEMGAFFRKDKAGISRDMEHIFELFPVLRERRRQPGGTLSGGEQQMLAIGRALMGRPKLLLLDEPSLGLAPLIVQRIFRIVEDINKQQGTTIMLVEQNANVALRMASRGYVLETGKVVMEGEAAALLDNPAIRAAYLGE, encoded by the coding sequence ATGGCCGAACCGATCCTGGAACTGCGCAACGTAAGCGCCCACTACGGCAATATCCAGGCCCTCAAGGGCATATCGCTCAAGGCCTTTCCCGGCGAGGTCGTGACCATCATCGGCGGCAACGGCGCGGGCAAGTCCACCACGCTCATGACCATCTGCAACGTCATCAAGGCCTCCGGTGGCGATGTCCTCTACGAAGGCCATTCCATCCTCAATTTGGCTTCGGCCAAGCTCGCTCCCATGGGCCTGTGCCAGGTGCCGGAAGGCCGGCGCATTTTTCCGCGGCTGACCGTGGAGGAGAACCTCGAGATGGGCGCCTTTTTCCGCAAGGATAAGGCCGGCATCAGCCGCGACATGGAGCACATCTTCGAGCTGTTCCCCGTGCTGCGGGAACGCCGCCGCCAGCCCGGCGGCACCTTGTCGGGCGGCGAGCAGCAGATGCTGGCCATCGGCCGCGCGCTCATGGGCCGTCCCAAGCTGCTGCTGCTCGACGAGCCTTCCTTGGGCCTTGCCCCGCTCATCGTGCAGCGCATCTTCCGCATCGTGGAAGATATCAACAAGCAGCAGGGCACGACCATCATGCTTGTGGAGCAGAACGCCAATGTGGCTCTGCGCATGGCCAGCCGTGGCTATGTGCTGGAGACGGGCAAGGTTGTCATGGAGGGCGAGGCCGCGGCTCTGCTGGATAACCCCGCCATCCGCGCGGCTTACCTGGGCGAATAG
- a CDS encoding ABC transporter ATP-binding protein, which produces MAHLCLEDVNVHFGGLQALSNVSFELKPGEILGLIGPNGAGKTTIFNVITGVYRTSGGTVAYDGDSLSGLRPYQRLKRGIARTFQNIRLFTAMTALENVMVAQHSRTKAGVVSAVLRLPSQRREERRIQEKAMAALEFVGMADKADTVARNLPYGLQRRLEIARALGSEPKTILLDEPAAGLNPVESTQLMALINRIAESGINVLMVEHDMKVVMGLCHRLVVLDHGELICQGTPGDVRCDPKVIEAYLGQ; this is translated from the coding sequence ATGGCACACCTCTGTCTTGAAGACGTCAATGTACATTTTGGAGGGCTTCAGGCTCTCTCGAATGTATCCTTTGAGTTGAAGCCCGGCGAAATTCTCGGTCTCATCGGCCCCAACGGGGCAGGCAAGACAACCATCTTCAACGTCATTACCGGCGTCTACCGTACCTCCGGAGGCACGGTGGCTTATGACGGCGATTCGCTCAGCGGTCTGCGTCCATATCAGCGGCTGAAGCGCGGCATAGCCAGGACCTTCCAGAATATTCGCCTGTTCACGGCCATGACGGCCCTGGAGAACGTAATGGTCGCGCAGCACAGCCGTACCAAGGCTGGCGTTGTAAGCGCCGTTCTGCGCCTTCCGTCTCAGCGCCGCGAGGAGCGGCGCATCCAGGAGAAAGCCATGGCCGCCCTGGAGTTCGTGGGCATGGCCGACAAGGCCGATACAGTGGCCCGCAACCTGCCTTACGGCTTGCAGCGCCGCCTGGAGATCGCCAGGGCCCTGGGCTCGGAGCCCAAGACAATCCTGCTCGACGAGCCCGCCGCCGGGTTGAATCCGGTGGAAAGCACGCAGCTCATGGCGCTCATCAACCGCATTGCCGAGTCCGGGATCAACGTGCTCATGGTCGAGCATGACATGAAGGTCGTCATGGGCTTGTGCCACCGGCTGGTTGTCCTGGACCATGGCGAGCTGATTTGCCAGGGCACGCCCGGCGACGTGCGTTGCGACCCCAAAGTGATCGAAGCCTATCTCGGGCAATAA
- a CDS encoding YeeE/YedE thiosulfate transporter family protein gives MIERIRNNRRLQLLLGLLVGICFGFLLQRAGITRYERLLGQLLLQDWTVAKVLLTAVLTGMLGTHLLARFGIVRIKEKQGAWGATAMGGLIFGVGFGLLGYCPGTMAGAVGQGSLDALVGGVPGMLLGSWAYTVSYDRLNRTVLQRGPFRHNKLQQLLGWDDWRTIFFVSTLILAFLLTLEAVGW, from the coding sequence ATGATTGAACGTATCCGCAACAACCGACGCCTGCAGCTCCTGCTGGGGTTGCTGGTGGGCATATGTTTCGGTTTTCTGCTGCAGCGTGCTGGCATTACCCGCTATGAGCGGCTGCTGGGGCAGCTTCTGCTGCAGGATTGGACCGTGGCCAAAGTCCTGCTGACGGCAGTTCTCACCGGCATGCTCGGCACGCATCTTCTCGCTCGCTTCGGCATCGTGCGCATCAAGGAAAAGCAAGGCGCATGGGGAGCCACGGCCATGGGAGGACTTATCTTCGGCGTGGGTTTCGGCCTGCTTGGCTACTGCCCGGGGACCATGGCCGGCGCAGTGGGACAAGGCAGCCTGGATGCCCTCGTAGGCGGCGTGCCCGGCATGCTCCTGGGCAGCTGGGCTTATACCGTGTCTTACGACCGCCTCAACCGGACCGTGCTGCAACGAGGACCGTTCCGACACAACAAGCTGCAACAGCTGCTTGGGTGGGACGATTGGCGCACGATCTTTTTCGTCAGCACGCTCATCCTGGCCTTTCTGCTCACGCTTGAAGCTGTCGGATGGTAA
- the qmoC gene encoding quinone-interacting membrane-bound oxidoreductase complex subunit QmoC, producing MANVIKADLQFVQELQSVGGDALKKCYQCATCSVACPLAPAENPYPRKEMVWAQWGLKDRLVNDIDIWLCHNCGTCSDLCPRGAKPGDLMAAMRNMAYRNLVEPTVVGKWMSSSKYLPILIAIPAAIYLLIWIIRAGQLGSFFPLFVEEGGHFVLAPEGVAGAVKYGGLFPGDFTIDPVFGLVALFVAFIFYKGVMKLIKGFQDTTPKTFVVGEHGQVSWIDAIKDVLFGQVATHAKWKQCGDTESDKHRFTGHFTLFWSFVILAIVTSIVAVTHWGGKIIPFIAPIGHTPMPLWSPVKIMANVGAIMLLFGLTVLTKRRLNQDPSKHGSSFYDWYLLGVIWAVGLTGIFSQLLRLANVPTLAYPMYYLHLVSVFMLFVYLPWSKLGHLVYRTAALVYARKTGRIAMQSREEKIFVV from the coding sequence ATGGCGAACGTGATCAAGGCCGACCTCCAGTTCGTCCAAGAACTCCAGTCAGTGGGCGGAGACGCGCTGAAGAAGTGTTATCAGTGCGCCACCTGCAGCGTAGCCTGCCCTCTGGCTCCCGCCGAGAACCCCTATCCCCGCAAGGAGATGGTCTGGGCGCAGTGGGGTCTCAAGGACCGGCTGGTCAACGACATCGACATCTGGCTCTGCCACAACTGCGGGACCTGCTCCGACCTGTGCCCGCGTGGGGCCAAGCCGGGCGATCTCATGGCGGCCATGCGCAACATGGCCTACCGTAACCTCGTGGAGCCGACCGTCGTCGGCAAGTGGATGAGCTCGTCCAAGTACCTGCCCATCCTCATAGCCATCCCGGCGGCCATCTACCTGCTCATCTGGATCATCCGCGCCGGGCAGTTGGGTTCCTTCTTCCCGCTTTTCGTGGAGGAGGGAGGGCATTTCGTGCTGGCCCCCGAAGGAGTCGCGGGAGCCGTGAAGTACGGCGGCCTCTTCCCCGGCGACTTCACCATCGACCCTGTCTTCGGTTTGGTGGCGCTCTTCGTGGCCTTTATCTTCTATAAGGGCGTCATGAAGCTCATCAAGGGCTTCCAGGACACCACGCCCAAGACCTTCGTCGTGGGCGAGCATGGACAGGTGAGTTGGATCGACGCCATCAAGGACGTGCTTTTCGGGCAGGTGGCCACGCACGCCAAGTGGAAGCAGTGCGGAGATACCGAGTCCGACAAGCACCGCTTCACCGGCCACTTCACGCTGTTCTGGTCCTTTGTGATACTGGCGATCGTCACTTCCATCGTGGCGGTCACTCACTGGGGAGGCAAGATAATCCCGTTTATCGCGCCCATCGGCCATACGCCCATGCCCTTGTGGAGCCCGGTGAAGATTATGGCCAACGTGGGCGCCATCATGCTCCTGTTCGGCCTGACCGTGCTGACCAAGCGTCGCCTGAATCAGGATCCTTCCAAGCACGGCTCCAGCTTCTACGACTGGTACCTGCTCGGCGTCATCTGGGCCGTGGGTTTGACCGGTATTTTCAGCCAACTGTTGCGCTTGGCCAATGTCCCTACGCTGGCTTATCCCATGTACTATCTGCATCTGGTCAGCGTGTTCATGCTCTTTGTCTATCTGCCCTGGTCCAAGCTCGGGCACCTCGTGTACAGGACCGCGGCCCTTGTCTATGCGCGTAAGACCGGCCGTATTGCGATGCAATCGAGAGAAGAAAAAATATTTGTCGTTTAA
- a CDS encoding DUF1566 domain-containing protein, producing the protein MGRHYLWTGLAKCWDATGRPVDCAGSGQDAEFRPGCPWPEPRFKTQGELVLDLATGLTWTRNANPLNFPATWSEALEFVRLMNAESAHGHADWRMPNRRELRSLVSHAARKPALPADHPFQSVFLGWYWTCTTSAMAPAYAWYVHMEGGRMFYGRKDQYCLLWPVRGDSPVLPATGQMACYDDLGLEVACTGSLQDGELRAGVAWPSPRYTLLDGAVRDVLTGLVWTRSADIAGKYLTWQAALDLAVDISARDGLPWRLPSINELESLVDASSHSPALPDGHPFQHVPEACWSSTTSFFEPDWAYCLYLHKGAVGVGYKPNPEFAVWLVRDE; encoded by the coding sequence GTGGGCAGGCACTATCTTTGGACCGGCTTGGCGAAATGCTGGGATGCTACGGGACGACCCGTGGACTGCGCCGGCTCAGGCCAAGACGCTGAGTTTCGGCCGGGTTGCCCCTGGCCCGAGCCGCGTTTCAAGACCCAAGGCGAGCTGGTTCTCGACCTGGCAACCGGCCTGACCTGGACACGCAACGCCAATCCATTGAACTTCCCGGCGACCTGGAGCGAGGCCCTGGAATTCGTGCGGCTCATGAACGCCGAGTCAGCCCATGGGCACGCAGACTGGCGCATGCCCAATCGCCGCGAGTTGCGCAGCCTGGTCAGCCACGCGGCGCGCAAGCCGGCCCTGCCCGCGGATCATCCCTTCCAGAGCGTGTTCTTGGGCTGGTACTGGACCTGCACTACTTCGGCCATGGCGCCCGCCTATGCCTGGTATGTGCACATGGAAGGCGGGCGCATGTTCTACGGCCGCAAGGACCAGTACTGCCTGCTGTGGCCCGTGCGCGGCGATAGCCCAGTGCTGCCGGCTACGGGCCAGATGGCCTGCTACGATGACCTGGGTCTTGAAGTGGCTTGCACAGGCAGCTTGCAGGATGGCGAACTGCGCGCGGGCGTGGCATGGCCCTCGCCGCGCTATACGCTACTCGATGGTGCCGTGCGCGACGTGTTGACCGGCCTCGTATGGACCCGTTCAGCCGATATTGCCGGAAAATACCTCACGTGGCAGGCAGCCTTGGACCTTGCGGTGGATATCTCGGCCCGCGACGGCCTGCCGTGGCGGCTGCCCAGCATAAACGAGCTGGAAAGTCTCGTGGATGCATCGAGCCACTCCCCTGCCCTTCCCGACGGCCACCCGTTCCAGCATGTGCCCGAGGCCTGCTGGTCCTCCACCACCAGTTTCTTCGAGCCGGACTGGGCCTATTGTCTCTATCTGCATAAAGGCGCGGTGGGCGTGGGCTACAAGCCCAATCCCGAGTTCGCGGTCTGGCTCGTTCGGGACGAATAG
- a CDS encoding hydrogenase iron-sulfur subunit — MPQKIGVYFDQSSVGQYLDLEGLSTYVKNQFGDLTPVVKIHPRLNSQAGRELIQADLDSGAIDTVCVCGTSPRVDWDIFDFGPGVLVDRVNLREQCVMCYKNPDGTLPQAGAIPEDLRLMAQDYVKMGVTKLTKMGMSDPQVIESVRTILVLGGGWTGLTSALNAAALDYNVVLVEKEQVLGGYAAKLYKTVPLAYPYTDAHDTGIDLKIAAVKAHPKITIHTGTSLVELKGAPGKYEAKLANGEAFPVGSVVLATGFKPLDPNLLAPLGYGKSKDIITTMQLEEMAKAGKIVRPSDGQPARNVVFVLSLEAMLDEALAKAAEWREKIKNPEPVGEATDSKDQPKEEKAEGFVFEKLESIRHMPFSNEVSTLTALKQARYVREFSKDAVAYVFYDHMMVPGINERYYKAAQDESGVMLAKGTVYEIGMAGGQLTVKARDTLLGSDIEVPADLVVLPTGMVPTTAMDPVLNLQYRQGPALPDLVLFDGFADSNYICFPYETRRTGIYAAGTVRQPMLMARSEDDANGATLKAIQCLVSANRGMAVHPRSGDSSYPKFNFVRCTQCKRCTEECPFGVLDDDEKGTPQPNPSRCRRCGTCMGACPERVISFDNYNVDMIGSMIKQMEIPPDMKKGGPRVLILVCENDAYPAIDMAAMRGLRWSPYVRFIPVRCLGSVNSIWIADAMSKGTDGVMLLGCKFGDDYQCHFVKGSELCNRRMVNIADSLKRLGVEPERVVQEQLAIDEYDRVPTLIDNFINYILKIGPNPFKGY, encoded by the coding sequence ATGCCGCAGAAAATTGGAGTCTACTTTGATCAATCAAGCGTCGGGCAGTACCTCGACCTTGAGGGTCTGTCGACGTACGTAAAGAATCAGTTCGGGGATCTCACTCCGGTAGTGAAGATCCATCCGCGCCTGAACAGCCAGGCGGGACGCGAACTCATCCAGGCGGATCTCGATTCGGGCGCAATCGACACCGTGTGCGTTTGCGGCACTTCGCCGCGCGTGGACTGGGACATCTTCGACTTTGGGCCCGGTGTGCTGGTTGACCGCGTCAACCTGCGCGAGCAGTGCGTCATGTGCTACAAGAACCCCGATGGAACGCTTCCGCAAGCCGGAGCGATTCCCGAGGATCTCAGGCTCATGGCCCAGGATTACGTGAAGATGGGCGTGACCAAGCTGACCAAGATGGGCATGTCCGATCCGCAGGTCATCGAGTCGGTGCGCACCATCCTCGTGCTGGGCGGTGGCTGGACCGGACTGACGTCCGCGCTCAATGCCGCCGCTCTGGACTACAACGTGGTCCTGGTGGAAAAAGAGCAGGTGCTGGGCGGTTACGCAGCCAAGCTGTACAAGACCGTCCCGCTGGCCTACCCATACACGGACGCTCACGACACTGGCATCGACCTGAAGATCGCCGCGGTCAAGGCTCATCCCAAGATCACCATCCATACGGGTACGTCCCTGGTCGAGCTCAAGGGCGCGCCCGGCAAGTACGAAGCCAAGCTGGCCAACGGCGAAGCCTTCCCGGTTGGCTCCGTGGTGTTGGCCACCGGCTTCAAGCCCCTCGATCCCAACCTCCTGGCTCCGCTCGGCTACGGCAAGTCCAAGGACATCATCACCACCATGCAGTTGGAGGAGATGGCCAAGGCTGGCAAGATCGTGCGGCCCAGCGATGGCCAGCCCGCGCGCAACGTGGTTTTCGTGCTCAGCCTGGAAGCCATGCTCGACGAGGCTCTTGCCAAGGCCGCCGAGTGGCGCGAGAAGATCAAGAATCCGGAGCCTGTTGGTGAAGCGACCGATTCGAAGGATCAGCCCAAGGAAGAAAAAGCCGAGGGTTTCGTCTTCGAGAAGCTGGAAAGCATCAGGCACATGCCCTTCAGCAACGAGGTCAGCACCCTGACCGCGCTGAAGCAGGCCCGCTACGTGCGCGAGTTCAGCAAGGATGCCGTGGCTTACGTCTTCTACGATCACATGATGGTCCCCGGCATCAATGAGCGTTACTACAAGGCCGCCCAGGACGAGTCCGGCGTCATGCTGGCCAAGGGCACGGTCTACGAGATCGGCATGGCCGGCGGCCAGCTGACGGTCAAGGCCCGCGATACCCTGCTTGGCAGCGACATCGAGGTTCCCGCCGATCTGGTGGTCCTGCCCACGGGCATGGTGCCCACCACGGCCATGGATCCCGTGCTGAACCTCCAGTACCGCCAGGGTCCGGCCCTGCCCGACCTGGTGCTCTTCGACGGCTTCGCGGATTCCAACTACATCTGCTTCCCGTACGAGACCCGCCGTACGGGCATCTACGCCGCCGGCACGGTTCGTCAGCCCATGCTGATGGCCCGCTCCGAGGACGATGCCAACGGCGCGACTCTCAAAGCCATCCAGTGCCTTGTGTCGGCGAACCGCGGCATGGCCGTGCACCCGCGTTCGGGCGACTCGTCGTATCCGAAGTTCAACTTCGTGCGCTGCACCCAGTGCAAACGCTGCACCGAGGAGTGTCCCTTCGGCGTGCTGGACGACGACGAAAAGGGAACGCCGCAGCCCAACCCGTCGCGCTGCCGCCGCTGCGGCACGTGCATGGGCGCCTGCCCCGAGCGTGTCATCAGCTTCGACAACTACAATGTCGACATGATCGGCTCCATGATCAAGCAGATGGAGATTCCGCCCGACATGAAGAAGGGTGGTCCTCGCGTGCTGATCCTGGTCTGCGAGAACGACGCCTATCCGGCCATCGACATGGCCGCCATGCGCGGACTTCGCTGGAGCCCCTACGTGCGCTTCATCCCGGTGCGCTGCCTGGGCTCGGTCAACTCCATCTGGATCGCCGACGCCATGTCCAAGGGTACTGACGGTGTCATGTTGCTGGGCTGCAAGTTCGGCGACGACTACCAGTGCCACTTCGTCAAGGGTTCGGAGTTGTGCAATCGGCGCATGGTCAACATCGCCGACTCGCTCAAGCGTCTGGGCGTGGAGCCCGAGCGCGTGGTCCAGGAGCAACTCGCTATCGACGAGTACGACCGCGTGCCGACGCTCATCGATAACTTCATCAATTATATCCTGAAGATCGGGCCGAACCCGTTCAAGGGCTACTAG
- a CDS encoding branched-chain amino acid ABC transporter substrate-binding protein, which translates to MRRILATITTVALLLCAGTATAKTLKIGSLSPLTGPYAADGNDIANGTRAAIAVMQAEGGIPGYDKIELFAEDTACDPRQAVAAANKLINEGVVGAVGAYCSSATIPASEALAEEDIIMITPASTSPKVTERGLPYMFRICGRDDDQGPAGVKFMKEFLKAKTVFIVDDKTTYSQGLATEVANNADKNGIKVVAHDHVNQGDKDFSAVLTKVKQANPDAFYISLQNSSSGALMMIQAKRMGIKAAFIGQDAVYHPQLMEIAKDAAEGAYLTFGYTDKATPEYKKFYNAYKKISGEPGAYSAYSYDSAYVLLTAIKQAGSTDAEKVKAEIMKLNLKGASKQLKFKENGDSGSDYVIFKVQGGKFVPFWNPSTGKTM; encoded by the coding sequence ATGCGAAGGATCCTTGCAACAATCACGACCGTCGCCTTGCTTCTGTGCGCCGGCACGGCCACGGCAAAGACGCTCAAGATCGGCAGTCTGAGCCCGCTGACCGGCCCCTACGCGGCTGATGGCAACGATATCGCCAACGGCACCCGCGCGGCCATCGCGGTCATGCAGGCCGAGGGCGGCATCCCTGGTTATGACAAGATCGAGCTTTTCGCCGAAGACACTGCTTGCGATCCGCGCCAGGCCGTGGCAGCCGCCAACAAGCTCATCAACGAGGGCGTTGTCGGCGCTGTCGGCGCCTACTGCTCCAGCGCCACCATTCCCGCTTCCGAGGCCTTGGCCGAGGAGGACATCATCATGATCACCCCGGCCTCCACGAGCCCCAAGGTCACCGAGCGCGGCCTGCCCTACATGTTCCGCATATGCGGCCGTGATGACGATCAGGGCCCGGCCGGCGTCAAGTTCATGAAGGAATTCCTCAAGGCCAAGACCGTGTTCATCGTTGACGACAAGACCACCTACTCACAGGGCCTTGCCACTGAGGTTGCCAACAACGCGGACAAGAACGGCATCAAGGTCGTGGCTCACGACCACGTGAACCAGGGCGACAAGGATTTCTCCGCCGTGCTGACCAAGGTCAAGCAGGCCAACCCCGACGCTTTCTACATCAGCCTGCAGAACTCCTCCTCCGGCGCGCTCATGATGATCCAGGCCAAGCGCATGGGCATCAAGGCCGCCTTCATAGGCCAGGACGCGGTATATCATCCGCAGCTCATGGAGATCGCCAAGGATGCCGCCGAGGGCGCGTACCTGACCTTCGGCTACACGGACAAGGCCACTCCCGAGTACAAGAAGTTCTACAATGCCTACAAGAAGATCAGCGGCGAGCCGGGCGCTTACTCAGCCTACTCTTATGACTCAGCCTATGTGCTGCTGACGGCCATCAAGCAGGCCGGCTCCACGGATGCCGAGAAGGTCAAGGCCGAGATCATGAAGCTGAACCTCAAGGGTGCATCCAAGCAGCTCAAGTTCAAGGAAAACGGCGATTCCGGCTCCGATTATGTCATCTTCAAGGTCCAGGGCGGCAAGTTCGTGCCCTTCTGGAATCCGTCGACCGGCAAGACCATGTAG
- the livM gene encoding high-affinity branched-chain amino acid ABC transporter permease LivM translates to MIPAFSRPWLFLAVGLAWFFLLLWPLLGIHADGTLTFDKSFQVWIRVAVAATIFVGLRQLNKAGAFNYITRPLAKVRESGQSAASLIPKPVWILLALAVALAYPQFTGRYAQDVAVSVLVYVCLGLGLNVVVGLAGLLDLGYIAFYGVGAYTYALLSVHYGVPFWLCLPIAAMLASLAGCIIGYPTLRMRGDYLAIVTLGFGEIIRIILNNWMELTNGPNGILGIEAPSMIVPDFEDGLGFEFISLRKLQYLYYVVLFLAVFTIVAVHRLNFSRIGRAWEAIREDETAAELMGVNTFLLKLLAYAMGAVFGGLAGAFFAARMRFVSPESFTFLESAMVLAMVVLGGLGSIPGVILGALALVALPEVFRGFELYRMLAFGGAMTLMMLVRPAGLWPAKRMGRRSEEAE, encoded by the coding sequence ATGATACCCGCGTTTAGCCGGCCCTGGCTGTTCCTGGCCGTGGGGCTGGCCTGGTTCTTCCTGCTCCTCTGGCCGCTCCTGGGCATCCATGCCGACGGCACCTTGACCTTTGACAAGAGTTTCCAGGTCTGGATTCGCGTAGCTGTGGCCGCGACCATATTCGTGGGCCTGCGGCAGCTTAATAAAGCCGGCGCGTTCAATTACATTACGCGCCCTCTGGCGAAGGTGAGGGAATCCGGGCAAAGCGCGGCCAGCCTCATTCCCAAGCCGGTTTGGATCCTGCTGGCCCTGGCTGTTGCCCTGGCCTACCCGCAGTTCACCGGCCGCTATGCTCAGGATGTGGCCGTCAGCGTGCTCGTGTACGTCTGCCTTGGCCTGGGACTTAATGTGGTCGTGGGACTGGCCGGACTGCTGGACCTGGGCTACATCGCTTTCTACGGAGTAGGCGCTTATACTTATGCGCTGTTGTCCGTGCACTACGGAGTGCCTTTCTGGCTTTGCCTGCCCATCGCTGCCATGCTGGCCAGTCTGGCAGGTTGCATCATCGGCTATCCCACTTTGCGCATGCGCGGCGATTACCTGGCCATCGTTACACTGGGCTTCGGCGAAATCATCCGCATCATCCTGAACAACTGGATGGAATTGACCAACGGACCCAACGGCATCCTGGGCATCGAGGCCCCGAGCATGATCGTGCCGGATTTCGAGGACGGCCTGGGCTTCGAATTCATTTCCCTGCGCAAGCTGCAGTATCTTTATTATGTGGTGCTGTTCCTGGCCGTGTTCACCATCGTGGCCGTGCATAGGCTCAATTTTTCGCGAATCGGCCGGGCCTGGGAGGCCATCCGCGAGGACGAGACGGCCGCCGAGCTCATGGGCGTGAACACGTTTCTGCTCAAGCTGCTGGCCTACGCCATGGGCGCGGTGTTCGGCGGTCTGGCCGGGGCCTTCTTCGCCGCGCGCATGCGCTTCGTGAGCCCCGAGAGCTTCACCTTCCTCGAGTCGGCCATGGTGCTGGCCATGGTGGTCCTTGGCGGCTTAGGCTCCATCCCAGGCGTCATCCTGGGCGCTCTGGCCCTCGTAGCTCTGCCCGAGGTCTTCCGAGGCTTCGAGCTGTACCGCATGCTGGCCTTTGGCGGCGCCATGACGCTCATGATGCTCGTGCGTCCCGCGGGATTGTGGCCGGCCAAACGCATGGGCCGCAGGTCCGAGGAGGCGGAATAA